Proteins encoded together in one Microbacterium sp. ABRD28 window:
- the ssb gene encoding single-stranded DNA-binding protein, which yields MTDTITLTGNIATIPEHKKILDGVAVTSFRVATSNRRLDRATGQWVDGETSYYTVQLFRQLAENAVLSLSRGDRVIVTGRLKVREWDNGTRRGTTVELEADAIGHDLKFGTSRFTRSTASRPAADAAPADGWAAPGVPAEVTSETPTDGWATSAPGSRDGSSEGDTDGPGSGAPILSVAGETPF from the coding sequence AGAAGATCCTCGACGGGGTCGCCGTGACCTCGTTCCGCGTGGCGACCTCGAACCGACGCCTTGACAGAGCGACGGGCCAGTGGGTCGACGGCGAGACCAGTTACTACACCGTCCAGTTGTTCCGGCAGCTGGCCGAAAACGCCGTGCTCTCGCTCAGCCGCGGCGACCGCGTCATCGTGACCGGCCGGCTGAAGGTGCGGGAGTGGGACAACGGAACGCGCAGGGGGACGACCGTCGAGCTGGAGGCCGACGCGATCGGGCACGACTTGAAGTTCGGCACGTCGCGTTTCACGCGTTCCACCGCGTCGCGACCCGCGGCCGACGCGGCCCCGGCGGATGGATGGGCCGCCCCCGGCGTCCCCGCCGAGGTGACCTCTGAGACGCCGACCGACGGGTGGGCGACGAGTGCCCCGGGTTCCCGCGACGGCTCCTCCGAGGGCGACACCGACGGCCCCGGTTCCGGCGCCCCGATTCTGTCGGTGGCCGGGGAGACACCCTTCTGA